In Anguilla rostrata isolate EN2019 chromosome 1, ASM1855537v3, whole genome shotgun sequence, a genomic segment contains:
- the adar gene encoding double-stranded RNA-specific adenosine deaminase isoform X3 yields MSRGRGGPHKQHCRFRSPQNQGKLPFGPGSSTVPGDPYTPVFHHNYSRFPHLPTLSSAPPHTQTFPFSPCEPLLSQPPTNPGNEGQSTISKFRQQQMQFLRGQIPEAPQFRTGFQGETHRLAARTGPSADHQQNWNFKSHPNNPRQRGGYHSFGIRGKSGGFRDHSSHSVPNREAGWNQRTHPRGRNQYQNSYQKKQWGSKQEYSVPSLSDNFQNLSLERDNFGRSRNFDKASSYSDSWVSLSASSNIETLVLEALTSLSPGETLQARVFAKKHNLPKKLINQTLYALRGSQKAVKQGDKPPLWTLRRGTPEEKDGGLTGAKDTAVAKGQGSIPAAEEQSDVLVEAVFESDQSPDSQDQDGISESDSESDSSETADSDQEQPHHASKVVNLAIMTETKEQILQNLHELGKSNALLLAKKLGLKTAKQVNPILYALEKQGDVSCDKSITPPLWELSTHKRERMDRHRKALRSAPAEGTAPPLGVFFQRAASGMEGEDNKNGAHSQWASDEIPEFLNVIRTGSEGTVAVSLAAAPQNVGLTRFQKLQEIRSKNPVSGLMEFAQYMGQNCEFLLLDQSGPSHDPRFRMQVMLDGRRFPAAEASSKKVAKKDAAAAALNTLLREQEGGGRAEEPGNTAGMDAANDPTCDTTSGASVTGGRTIRSHNSLAPPPPAGHQPGHALLWDGIPFLNQDSLQGTATEGPPQALSRSLPGGKNPVSMLMEYSQRTGHSIEFISTGQEGPPHDPRFMFRVKVGDSLFPEASAPSKKAARQLAAEEAVKELLGDGRLQLNKPQVNFCPIGDDENGPAMPPCPSLPPLTAAELQAAHEAGVGDLINHLNNNAVSGLLEYARARGFAAEIRLVGQCGPPHEPRFTYQAKLGGRWFPPVCASNKKQGKQEAADAALRVLIGEAEKAARTGELTPELPVSGSTLHDQIAMLSHQRFNALTTRIQHSLLGRKILATIVMRKGDSLGTVVSLGTGNRCVKGEELSLKGDTVNDCHAEIISRRGFIRFLYSELMKHHAGEGESLFEPAEDGKLRILPDVTFHLYISTAPCGDGALFDKSCSEAAEGAGPMHHPLFENTKQGKLRTKVENGEGTIPVESSDIVPTWDGIQHGERLRTMSCSDKILRWNVLGLQGALLTHFLHPVYLRSITLGYLYSHGHLTRAICCRLARDGDDFRKSLPPNFTLNHPEVGRVSVYDSTRHTGKTKESSVNWSQADQLSVEVLDGTKGKLDSPKLDVSRVSKSNMLRLFRALCQRAGRADLLQQPSYAHAKMAAEAFQRAKAQFFQALSAHGYGAWIGKPLEEKSFEARGESAGIQGSVNNAGAANTLCANSYSTEG; encoded by the exons ATGAGCAGAGGTAGAGGAGGGCCTCACAAACAGCATTGTAGGTTTCGGTCTCCCCAAAATCAGGGCAAACTCCCCTTTGGACCTGGTTCCTCCACGGTCCCAGGTGACCCCTATACCCCAGTTTTCCACCATAACTATAGCCGGTTCCCTCACTTACCCACCCTTtcctctgcacccccccacacacagacttttcctttctctccttgTGAACCCCTCCTCAGccaaccccccaccaacccAGGAAATGAGGGCCAGAGTACCATTTCTAAATTTAGGCAGCAACAGATGCAGTTTTTGAGGGGTCAAATTCCAGAAGCCCCTCAGTTTAGGACAGGTTTTCAGGGTGAAACCCATCGATTAGCTGCCAGAACAGGACCCAGTGCTGACCACCAGCAAAATTGGAACTTCAAAAGCCACCCCAACAACCCCAGACAAAGAGGGGGCTACCACAGTTTTGGGATTCGGGGTAAAAGTGGGGGATTCAGGGATCATTCAAGCCACAGTGTTCCCAATAGAGAAGCAGGCTGGAACCAGAGAACACACCCTCGAGGGAGAAACCAGTACCAGAACTCGTACCAGAAAAAACAGTGGGGTTCCAAGCAAGAATATTCAGTACCATCCTTGTCAGATAATTTCCAGAATTTGTCCTTGGAAAGGGACAATTTTGGCCGCAGCAGAAATTTTGACAAAGCGTCCTCCTACAGTGACAGCTGGGTTTCTTTGTCCGCAAGTTCGAATATAGAAACACTGGTCCTCGAGGCTCTGACCTCATTAAGTCCAGGTGAAACACTCCAGGCGAGAGTTTTtgctaaaaaacataatttgccaaaaaaactaattaaccAGACATTGTACGCCCTCCGTGGCTCTCAGAAGGCAGTGAAGCAAGGCGATAAACCTCCTCTTTGGACACTGCGGAGAGGGACACCTGAGGAAAAGGACGGCGGTCTTACTGGAGCGAAGGACACTGCAGTGGCTAAGGGACAGGGGAGTATCCCGGCAGCAGAAGAGCAGAGTGACGTATTGGTTGAGGCTGTCTTTGAGAGCGACCAAAGCCCTGACTCACAAGACCAAGACGGGATCTCTGAATCGGATTCCGAATCAGATTCCTCGGAAACAGCAGATTCCGACCAGGAACAGCCTCACCACGCTAGCAAAGTGGTTAACTTAGCCATAATGACTGAAACCAAAGAGCAGATTCTCCAGAACTTGCATGAATTGGGTAAATCCAATGCCCTCTTACTAGCAAAGAAACTTGGCCTCAAAACTGCCAAGCAGGTCAACCCCATCCTGTATGCCCTGGAAAAGCAGGGTGATGTCTCTTGCGACAAATCCATCACCCCTCCTCTGTGGGAACTGTCGACCCATAAGAGGGAGAGGATGGACAGACACAGGAAAGCCTTACGGAGTGCTCCTGCAGAGGGGACGGCACCTCCACTTGGGGTGTTTTTTCAGCGAGCAGCATCTGGCATGGAAGGG GAAGACAACAAAAATGGGGCGCATTCACAGTGGGCGTCGGATGAAATTCCAGAGTTTCTGAACGTCATCAGAACTGGATCAGAGGGCACGGTTGCGGTGTCCCTTGCTGCCGCGCCACAGAATGTTGGGTTGACCCGCTTCCAGAAACTCCAGGAGATTCGATCCAAGAATCCCGTGAGTGGGCTGATGGAGTTTGCTCAGTATATGGGTCAAAACTGCGAGTTCTTGCTTCTGGACCAGTCTGGACCTTCACATGACCCCAG ATTCAGGATGCAGGTTATGCTGGATGGACGCAGGTTTCCTGCGGCAGAAGCATCCAGCAAGAAAGTGGCTAAGAAGGATGCAGCTGCCGCAGCCCTGAATACCCTTCtgagggagcaggaggggggaggcagggcAGAAGAGCCAGGAAATACAGCTGGAATGGACGCTGCCAACGACCCCACTTGCGACACCACT tcaggagcctcagtaacgggtggaagaaccatacgcagccacaacagcctggcacctccccctcctgctggtcaccagcctggtcacgcgttgctgtgggatggcattccattcctcaaccaggattcgttgcag GGCACTGCCACTGAGGGCCCTCCCCAGGCCCTGTCTCGCTCCCTGCCTGGGGGGAAGAACCCCGTCTCCATGCTGATGGAGTACAGTCAGCGCACTGGCCACTCCATAGAGTTCATCAGCACTGGGCAGGAGGGGCCGCCTCATGACCCTCG TTTTATGTTCAGGGTGAAGGTGGGGGACAGCCTCTTCCCAGAGGCCTCTGCTCCCAGTAAGAAGGCGGCGCGTCAGCTGGCGGCCGAGGAGGCGGTGAAGGAGCTGCTGGGAGACGGGCGGCTGCAGCTCAACAAG CCCCAGGTGAACTTCTGCCCCATCGGGGACGATGAGAACGGTCCGGCgatgcccccctgcccctccctccccccgctgACGGCGGCGGAGCTGCAGGCGGCCCACGAGGCCGGGGTGGGCGACCTCATCAACCACCTCAACAACAACGCCGTGTCGGGGCTGCTGGAGTACGCCCGGGCCCGGGGGTTCGCCGCCGAGATCCGCCTGGTCGGCCAGTGTGGGCCTCCGCACGAGCCACG gttCACGTACCAGGCCAAGCTGGGCGGCCGCTGGTTCCCGCCGGTTTGCGCCAGCAACAAGAAGCAGGGGAAGCAGGAGGCGGCGGACGCCGCCCTCAGGGTGCTGATCGGGGAGGCGGAGAAGGCGGCCCGAACCGGAGAGCTCACCCCGGAG CTCCCGGTGAGCGGCAGCACCCTGCACGACCAGATCGCCATGCTCAGCCACCAGCGCTTCAACGCCCTCACCACCCGCATccagcacagcctgctgggACGCAAGATCCTGGCCACCATCGTCATGAGGAAGGGGGACAGCCTGGGCACGGTGGTCAGCCTGGGCACTG GAAACCGCTGTGTGAAAGGGGAGGAGCTGAGTCTTAAAGGGGACACGGTGAACGACTGCCACGCAGAAATCATTTCCAGAAGGGGCTTCATCAG GTTCTTGTACAGTGAGTTGATGAAGCACcatgcaggggagggggagagcctGTTTGAGCCTGCGGAGGACGGCAAACTCAGGATTCTGCCTGACGTGACCTTTCACCTCTACATCAG CACCGCCCCCTGCGGAGACGGCGCTCTGTTCGACAAGTCCTGCAGCGAGGCggccgagggggcggggcccatgCACCATCCGCTGTTCGAGAACACCAAGCAGGGGAAGCTGAGGACGAAGGTGGAGAACG ggGAGGGCACCATCCCGGTGGAGTCGAGCGACATCGTGCCCACGTGGGACGGCATCCAGCACGGGGAGAGGCTGCGCACCATGAGCTGCAGCGACAAGATCCTGCGCTGGAACGTCctgggcctgcagggggcgctgctcaCTCATTTCCTGCACCCCGTTTACCTCCGCTCCATCACTCTGG GATACCTGTACAGCCACGGTCACCTGACCAGGGCCATATGCTGCCGATTGGCTAGGGATGGCGATGACTTCAGAAAGAGCCTTCCTCCCAACTTCACTCTCAACCACCCTGAG GTGGGCCGGGTCAGTGTGTACGACTCCACCCGGCACACGGGCAAGACCAAGGAGTCCAGCGTCAACTGGAGCCAGGCTGACCAGCTGAGCGTGGAGGTGCTGGACGGGACCAAAGGCAAGCTGGACAG CCCCAAATTGGACGTGTCCCGCGTCTCCAAGTCCAACATGCTCCGCCTCTTCCGGGCGCTGTGCCAGCGGGCGGGCCGCGCCGACCTGCTGCAGCAGCCCTCCTACGCCCACGCCAAGATGGCCGCCGAGGCCTTCCAGCGGGCCAAGGCCCAGTTCTTCCAGGCCCTCAGCGCCCACGGCTACGGGGCCTGGATCGGCAAGCCCCTGGAGGAGAAGAGCTTCGAGGCCAGAGGCGAGAGCGCGGGGATCCAGGGCAGCGTTAATAACGCCGGCGCCGCCAACACTCTCTGCGCCAACAGCTACAGCACGGAGGGGTAG
- the adar gene encoding double-stranded RNA-specific adenosine deaminase isoform X1, with protein MSRGRGGPHKQHCRFRSPQNQGKLPFGPGSSTVPGDPYTPVFHHNYSRFPHLPTLSSAPPHTQTFPFSPCEPLLSQPPTNPGNEGQSTISKFRQQQMQFLRGQIPEAPQFRTGFQGETHRLAARTGPSADHQQNWNFKSHPNNPRQRGGYHSFGIRGKSGGFRDHSSHSVPNREAGWNQRTHPRGRNQYQNSYQKKQWGSKQEYSVPSLSDNFQNLSLERDNFGRSRNFDKASSYSDSWVSLSASSNIETLVLEALTSLSPGETLQARVFAKKHNLPKKLINQTLYALRGSQKAVKQGDKPPLWTLRRGTPEEKDGGLTGAKDTAVAKGQGSIPAAEEQSDVLVEAVFESDQSPDSQDQDGISESDSESDSSETADSDQEQPHHASKVVNLAIMTETKEQILQNLHELGKSNALLLAKKLGLKTAKQVNPILYALEKQGDVSCDKSITPPLWELSTHKRERMDRHRKALRSAPAEGTAPPLGVFFQRAASGMEGVGRSSGTQVLNLGDPLPGLEPVRFDRLVGEEIGLGNRQLGPFGQEHNLPLIKPDPDVRAVPVGQEREPPLIKPDPDMEEVPMPGLELLKPESSDFPISATASFPFLPPFHPPSLYQEDNKNGAHSQWASDEIPEFLNVIRTGSEGTVAVSLAAAPQNVGLTRFQKLQEIRSKNPVSGLMEFAQYMGQNCEFLLLDQSGPSHDPRFRMQVMLDGRRFPAAEASSKKVAKKDAAAAALNTLLREQEGGGRAEEPGNTAGMDAANDPTCDTTSGASVTGGRTIRSHNSLAPPPPAGHQPGHALLWDGIPFLNQDSLQGTATEGPPQALSRSLPGGKNPVSMLMEYSQRTGHSIEFISTGQEGPPHDPRFMFRVKVGDSLFPEASAPSKKAARQLAAEEAVKELLGDGRLQLNKPQVNFCPIGDDENGPAMPPCPSLPPLTAAELQAAHEAGVGDLINHLNNNAVSGLLEYARARGFAAEIRLVGQCGPPHEPRFTYQAKLGGRWFPPVCASNKKQGKQEAADAALRVLIGEAEKAARTGELTPELPVSGSTLHDQIAMLSHQRFNALTTRIQHSLLGRKILATIVMRKGDSLGTVVSLGTGNRCVKGEELSLKGDTVNDCHAEIISRRGFIRFLYSELMKHHAGEGESLFEPAEDGKLRILPDVTFHLYISTAPCGDGALFDKSCSEAAEGAGPMHHPLFENTKQGKLRTKVENGEGTIPVESSDIVPTWDGIQHGERLRTMSCSDKILRWNVLGLQGALLTHFLHPVYLRSITLGYLYSHGHLTRAICCRLARDGDDFRKSLPPNFTLNHPEVGRVSVYDSTRHTGKTKESSVNWSQADQLSVEVLDGTKGKLDSPKLDVSRVSKSNMLRLFRALCQRAGRADLLQQPSYAHAKMAAEAFQRAKAQFFQALSAHGYGAWIGKPLEEKSFEARGESAGIQGSVNNAGAANTLCANSYSTEG; from the exons ATGAGCAGAGGTAGAGGAGGGCCTCACAAACAGCATTGTAGGTTTCGGTCTCCCCAAAATCAGGGCAAACTCCCCTTTGGACCTGGTTCCTCCACGGTCCCAGGTGACCCCTATACCCCAGTTTTCCACCATAACTATAGCCGGTTCCCTCACTTACCCACCCTTtcctctgcacccccccacacacagacttttcctttctctccttgTGAACCCCTCCTCAGccaaccccccaccaacccAGGAAATGAGGGCCAGAGTACCATTTCTAAATTTAGGCAGCAACAGATGCAGTTTTTGAGGGGTCAAATTCCAGAAGCCCCTCAGTTTAGGACAGGTTTTCAGGGTGAAACCCATCGATTAGCTGCCAGAACAGGACCCAGTGCTGACCACCAGCAAAATTGGAACTTCAAAAGCCACCCCAACAACCCCAGACAAAGAGGGGGCTACCACAGTTTTGGGATTCGGGGTAAAAGTGGGGGATTCAGGGATCATTCAAGCCACAGTGTTCCCAATAGAGAAGCAGGCTGGAACCAGAGAACACACCCTCGAGGGAGAAACCAGTACCAGAACTCGTACCAGAAAAAACAGTGGGGTTCCAAGCAAGAATATTCAGTACCATCCTTGTCAGATAATTTCCAGAATTTGTCCTTGGAAAGGGACAATTTTGGCCGCAGCAGAAATTTTGACAAAGCGTCCTCCTACAGTGACAGCTGGGTTTCTTTGTCCGCAAGTTCGAATATAGAAACACTGGTCCTCGAGGCTCTGACCTCATTAAGTCCAGGTGAAACACTCCAGGCGAGAGTTTTtgctaaaaaacataatttgccaaaaaaactaattaaccAGACATTGTACGCCCTCCGTGGCTCTCAGAAGGCAGTGAAGCAAGGCGATAAACCTCCTCTTTGGACACTGCGGAGAGGGACACCTGAGGAAAAGGACGGCGGTCTTACTGGAGCGAAGGACACTGCAGTGGCTAAGGGACAGGGGAGTATCCCGGCAGCAGAAGAGCAGAGTGACGTATTGGTTGAGGCTGTCTTTGAGAGCGACCAAAGCCCTGACTCACAAGACCAAGACGGGATCTCTGAATCGGATTCCGAATCAGATTCCTCGGAAACAGCAGATTCCGACCAGGAACAGCCTCACCACGCTAGCAAAGTGGTTAACTTAGCCATAATGACTGAAACCAAAGAGCAGATTCTCCAGAACTTGCATGAATTGGGTAAATCCAATGCCCTCTTACTAGCAAAGAAACTTGGCCTCAAAACTGCCAAGCAGGTCAACCCCATCCTGTATGCCCTGGAAAAGCAGGGTGATGTCTCTTGCGACAAATCCATCACCCCTCCTCTGTGGGAACTGTCGACCCATAAGAGGGAGAGGATGGACAGACACAGGAAAGCCTTACGGAGTGCTCCTGCAGAGGGGACGGCACCTCCACTTGGGGTGTTTTTTCAGCGAGCAGCATCTGGCATGGAAGGGGTAGGTCGTTCATCTGGTACACAAGTTTTGAATTTGGGAGATCCCCTTCCAGGCTTGGAGCCAGTTCGGTTTGACCGCTTAGTGGGTGAGGAAATTGGGTTAGGCAATAGGCAGTTGGGTCCATTTGGCCAAGAACATAATCTGCCCTTGATCAAGCCAGACCCAGACGTGAGAGCGGTACCTGTAGGCCAAGAACGTGAACCGCCCTTGATCAAGCCAGACCCAGACATGGAAGAGGTACCTATGCCAGGCCTGGAACTCCTAAAACCTGAATCCTCTGACTTCCCCATCTCTGCCACTGCCTCTTTcccattcctccctccctttcatcCTCCTTCCCTCTATCAGGAAGACAACAAAAATGGGGCGCATTCACAGTGGGCGTCGGATGAAATTCCAGAGTTTCTGAACGTCATCAGAACTGGATCAGAGGGCACGGTTGCGGTGTCCCTTGCTGCCGCGCCACAGAATGTTGGGTTGACCCGCTTCCAGAAACTCCAGGAGATTCGATCCAAGAATCCCGTGAGTGGGCTGATGGAGTTTGCTCAGTATATGGGTCAAAACTGCGAGTTCTTGCTTCTGGACCAGTCTGGACCTTCACATGACCCCAG ATTCAGGATGCAGGTTATGCTGGATGGACGCAGGTTTCCTGCGGCAGAAGCATCCAGCAAGAAAGTGGCTAAGAAGGATGCAGCTGCCGCAGCCCTGAATACCCTTCtgagggagcaggaggggggaggcagggcAGAAGAGCCAGGAAATACAGCTGGAATGGACGCTGCCAACGACCCCACTTGCGACACCACT tcaggagcctcagtaacgggtggaagaaccatacgcagccacaacagcctggcacctccccctcctgctggtcaccagcctggtcacgcgttgctgtgggatggcattccattcctcaaccaggattcgttgcag GGCACTGCCACTGAGGGCCCTCCCCAGGCCCTGTCTCGCTCCCTGCCTGGGGGGAAGAACCCCGTCTCCATGCTGATGGAGTACAGTCAGCGCACTGGCCACTCCATAGAGTTCATCAGCACTGGGCAGGAGGGGCCGCCTCATGACCCTCG TTTTATGTTCAGGGTGAAGGTGGGGGACAGCCTCTTCCCAGAGGCCTCTGCTCCCAGTAAGAAGGCGGCGCGTCAGCTGGCGGCCGAGGAGGCGGTGAAGGAGCTGCTGGGAGACGGGCGGCTGCAGCTCAACAAG CCCCAGGTGAACTTCTGCCCCATCGGGGACGATGAGAACGGTCCGGCgatgcccccctgcccctccctccccccgctgACGGCGGCGGAGCTGCAGGCGGCCCACGAGGCCGGGGTGGGCGACCTCATCAACCACCTCAACAACAACGCCGTGTCGGGGCTGCTGGAGTACGCCCGGGCCCGGGGGTTCGCCGCCGAGATCCGCCTGGTCGGCCAGTGTGGGCCTCCGCACGAGCCACG gttCACGTACCAGGCCAAGCTGGGCGGCCGCTGGTTCCCGCCGGTTTGCGCCAGCAACAAGAAGCAGGGGAAGCAGGAGGCGGCGGACGCCGCCCTCAGGGTGCTGATCGGGGAGGCGGAGAAGGCGGCCCGAACCGGAGAGCTCACCCCGGAG CTCCCGGTGAGCGGCAGCACCCTGCACGACCAGATCGCCATGCTCAGCCACCAGCGCTTCAACGCCCTCACCACCCGCATccagcacagcctgctgggACGCAAGATCCTGGCCACCATCGTCATGAGGAAGGGGGACAGCCTGGGCACGGTGGTCAGCCTGGGCACTG GAAACCGCTGTGTGAAAGGGGAGGAGCTGAGTCTTAAAGGGGACACGGTGAACGACTGCCACGCAGAAATCATTTCCAGAAGGGGCTTCATCAG GTTCTTGTACAGTGAGTTGATGAAGCACcatgcaggggagggggagagcctGTTTGAGCCTGCGGAGGACGGCAAACTCAGGATTCTGCCTGACGTGACCTTTCACCTCTACATCAG CACCGCCCCCTGCGGAGACGGCGCTCTGTTCGACAAGTCCTGCAGCGAGGCggccgagggggcggggcccatgCACCATCCGCTGTTCGAGAACACCAAGCAGGGGAAGCTGAGGACGAAGGTGGAGAACG ggGAGGGCACCATCCCGGTGGAGTCGAGCGACATCGTGCCCACGTGGGACGGCATCCAGCACGGGGAGAGGCTGCGCACCATGAGCTGCAGCGACAAGATCCTGCGCTGGAACGTCctgggcctgcagggggcgctgctcaCTCATTTCCTGCACCCCGTTTACCTCCGCTCCATCACTCTGG GATACCTGTACAGCCACGGTCACCTGACCAGGGCCATATGCTGCCGATTGGCTAGGGATGGCGATGACTTCAGAAAGAGCCTTCCTCCCAACTTCACTCTCAACCACCCTGAG GTGGGCCGGGTCAGTGTGTACGACTCCACCCGGCACACGGGCAAGACCAAGGAGTCCAGCGTCAACTGGAGCCAGGCTGACCAGCTGAGCGTGGAGGTGCTGGACGGGACCAAAGGCAAGCTGGACAG CCCCAAATTGGACGTGTCCCGCGTCTCCAAGTCCAACATGCTCCGCCTCTTCCGGGCGCTGTGCCAGCGGGCGGGCCGCGCCGACCTGCTGCAGCAGCCCTCCTACGCCCACGCCAAGATGGCCGCCGAGGCCTTCCAGCGGGCCAAGGCCCAGTTCTTCCAGGCCCTCAGCGCCCACGGCTACGGGGCCTGGATCGGCAAGCCCCTGGAGGAGAAGAGCTTCGAGGCCAGAGGCGAGAGCGCGGGGATCCAGGGCAGCGTTAATAACGCCGGCGCCGCCAACACTCTCTGCGCCAACAGCTACAGCACGGAGGGGTAG